The Streptomyces sp. M92 nucleotide sequence CCACAGATCTTTCGCACAGCCTGTGGATAACTTTTCCGGGCTGTGGATTCCGACGGGCCCCGCTCCCCCAAGTCCCCTCCTGGGCACGGAAATCCGGTCAACTCACCGCCTGCCCGTCGGCTCGTTCCAGGGAATGGGACACCTTTCATTGACAGTCCGGATCACGGGCCACCTGAGACGCACACAACGGGCAATACCCGCATAACGGAACGCGAGACCCGCGATGGGCAATAGCGAGTCGAGACCCGTCACCGCTCACCGGTAGCCTTGACCGCGTGATTGACCTTCGCCTGCTCCGTGAGGACCCCGACCGTGTGCGCGCGTCCCAGCGCGCCCGTGGAGAGGACGTCGCGCTCGTCGACTCCCTCCTGTCTGCCGACGAGCGGCGCAGGTCGTCCGGCGTGCGCTTCGACGAGCTGCGCGCCGAGCAGAAGGGCCTCGGCAAGCTCATCGGCAAGGCCTCCGGGGACGAGAAGGCCGAGCTGCTGAAGCGCGCGAGCCAGCTCGCCGCCGACGTGAAGGCCGCCGACGCCGAGCGCGACAAGGCCGACGCCGAGACGCAGGAGCTGCTCCAGCGGCTCGGTAACCTCGTCCACCCCGACGTGCCCGTCGGCGGCGAGGAGGACTTCGTCACCCTGGAGACGCACGGCGCGCACCGCGACTTCGCGGCCGAGGGCTTCGAGCCCCGCGACCACCTGGAGCTGGGCCAGCTGCTCGGCGCCATCGACGTCGAGCGCGGCGCCAAGGTCTCCGGGTCGCGCTTCTACTTCCTCACCGGTGTCGGCGCGCTCCTGGAGCTGGCCCTGGTCAACGCGGCGATCGCCCAGGCCACGGCGGCCGGCTTCACGCCGATGCTCACCCCGGCGCTGGTGCGCCCGCAGTCGATGGCCGGCACCGGCTTCCTCGGCCAGGCCGCGCAGGACGTCTACCACCTCGACAAGGACGACCTGTACCTGGTGGGCACGTCCGAGGTGCCGCTGGCGGCGTACCACATGGACGAGATCATCGACGCCGAGCGCCTGCCGCTGCGCTACGCCGGCTTCTCACCGTGCTTCCGCCGCGAGGCGGGCTCGCACGGCAAGGACACGCGGGGCATCTTCCGCGTGCACCAGTTCGACAAGGTCGAGATGTTCTCCTACGTCCTCCCCGAGGAGTCGCAGGCCGAGCACCAGCGCCTGCTGGAGTGGGAGAAGCAGTGGCTGACGTCGCTGGAGCTGCCGTTCCGGGTCATCGACGTCGCCTCGGCCGACCTGGGCTCCTCGGCCTCGCGCAAGTACGACTGCGAGGCGTGGATCCCGACGCAGGGCAAGTACCGCGAGCTGACCTCGACCTCGGACTGCACCGAGTTCCAGTCCCGCCGGCTGTCGATCCGGGTCCGCGAGGACAAGAAGGTGCGCCCGCTGGCCACGCTCAACGGCACGCTGTGCGCGGTTCCGCGCACGATCGTGGCGATCCTGGAGAACCACCAGCAGGCCGACGGGTCGGTGCGCGTACCCGAGGTGCTGCGTCCGTACCTGGGCGGCCGGGAGGTCCTGGAACCGGTGGCCAAGTGAGTGACACCGACTCCGCGACGGCCGCTTCCGGCACGGGCACCCCGAGTGATTTCCCGTACCGGATGATCGCCACCGATCTCGACGGCACGCTGCTGCGCGGTGACGACACGGTCTCGCAGCGGACCCGGGACGCGCTCGCCGCGGCCACCGCGGCGGGCGCCGCCCACATCGTGGTCACCGGCCGCGCGGTGCCGTGGACCCGGCACATCCTCGACGACCTCGGCTACAACGGCTTGGCCGTCTGCGGTCAGGGCGCGCAGGTCTACCACGCCGGCGAGCACCGGCTGCTGACCTCGGTCACGCTGGACCGCCAGTTGGCCGGGGTGGCGCTGGCCAAGATCGAGGTGGAGACCGGCCCGCTGTACCTCGCGGCGAGCCGTGACGGCCTGGACGGTGACGTCCTGGTCGGCCCGGGCTACTCGGTCGGGGGCGATCTGCCCGCGGTGCCGTTCACCGACGCGTCGGACCTCTGGTCGGCGCCGCTGAACAAGATCTACATCCAGCATCCGACCCTGTCGGACGACGAGCTTGCCGAGGCGGCCCGACGCACCGCTGGTGGCTTCGTCACGGTGACCATGGCCGGTGCGGGCATCGTCGAGCTGCTTCCCCTGGGGCTGACCAAGGCCACCGGGCTGTCGCTGGCGGCCCGGCGGC carries:
- the serS gene encoding serine--tRNA ligase, with translation MIDLRLLREDPDRVRASQRARGEDVALVDSLLSADERRRSSGVRFDELRAEQKGLGKLIGKASGDEKAELLKRASQLAADVKAADAERDKADAETQELLQRLGNLVHPDVPVGGEEDFVTLETHGAHRDFAAEGFEPRDHLELGQLLGAIDVERGAKVSGSRFYFLTGVGALLELALVNAAIAQATAAGFTPMLTPALVRPQSMAGTGFLGQAAQDVYHLDKDDLYLVGTSEVPLAAYHMDEIIDAERLPLRYAGFSPCFRREAGSHGKDTRGIFRVHQFDKVEMFSYVLPEESQAEHQRLLEWEKQWLTSLELPFRVIDVASADLGSSASRKYDCEAWIPTQGKYRELTSTSDCTEFQSRRLSIRVREDKKVRPLATLNGTLCAVPRTIVAILENHQQADGSVRVPEVLRPYLGGREVLEPVAK
- a CDS encoding HAD family hydrolase is translated as MIATDLDGTLLRGDDTVSQRTRDALAAATAAGAAHIVVTGRAVPWTRHILDDLGYNGLAVCGQGAQVYHAGEHRLLTSVTLDRQLAGVALAKIEVETGPLYLAASRDGLDGDVLVGPGYSVGGDLPAVPFTDASDLWSAPLNKIYIQHPTLSDDELAEAARRTAGGFVTVTMAGAGIVELLPLGLTKATGLSLAARRLGLKASDTIAFGDMPNDVPMFGWAARGVAMANAHEELKAVADEVTSSNDEDGIAVVLERLAG